In the genome of Lysobacter sp. 5GHs7-4, the window TAGCCCCCCTTTTTCAAAGGGGGGAATCATGAGCTGCGTGGGATGCGGTCGGCGCAGCGAACCGCATCGATGCGTCGCGCCGCATGCTCAACGGCGGACGAGGCTCGCCTCAATACGTTTTGCACTGCAGGAACCGCACCCGCTTGTCGCTGCCCGGCGGCGGTTGCAGTTGCAGGCGCGAGGAGCGCAGGAAGGCGTAGCGCTCCAGGATCGTGCAGATTTCCTTGACGTCGGCCTCGTCGTCCTCGCGCAGCTGATACACCAGCAGGGTCGAGGAGGTCGACCACAGCGCGCGTTCCACGCTGGGCAGCGAGGACACCATGCGCATCACCTCGGCGCGCTCGTACTGCTCGCGATTGGGATCGGCCGGCGCGGTCAGCGCGGGCTCGGCGACGGCGGCCGGTGGCGCTGCCGCCGCAGTAGCCGCCGCGACGGGCGCGGCCGGTTGCGCTTCGACGCTGCGCGGCGGATCGGGCAGCAGCAGGCTGGCCACGGCGCCCAGCACGATCGCCGCGGCCCAGCCGAACAGCGTCTCGCGCATCACCCGCTTGCGCGTGCTGGCGGTCAGGTCGTTGCGCAGCGATTCGGGCAGCAGCGGACTGACCAGCGCCCACAGCGCGGGGCCGTCGTAGCGTTCCAGCTCGATGCCGCGCACTTCCGCCGGCGCGATCCGGCCCGGCGTCGCCAGCACGCCGCCACTGGCGCCGGCGAAGCGCACCGCGTTGGCGAACTCGGCCACCACCGCCGCGCTGACCTGGTAGTTGGCGTGGCCCTGCTTGCACGACAGCAGCCAGGGGCGGCCGTCGCGCTGCAGGCGCAGTTCCTCCGGCTGACTGCCGCGTTCCAGCGTCTGTTCCACCGATTCGGGCTCGAAACCGCGCGGCTGCAAGGCCTCCACGACCAAACGCGAGAACTCGCGCCAGCGCATGTTCGCCAGCGCCTCGATGCCGGCCTGGGTTTCGGAACGGCGACGGCGGTACAGCCACAGATAGGCGGTGATCGCGCCGCCGGCCAGCACGGCGATCAGGAGCGCGGTCAGCAGCGAAACAGCATTGGACATGCAGGCCTCAGGCCGGACGTTGGGCGCAAAATATACGCCACTAGGCACGGTCTGCCGCGGCCCTGGCTCACGCTATGCGCGTCTGGGCCGGCCGCGGGCGGGGATCGGCGCCGGTTTCCTCAGAAACGCGGACGCCCGCCGGCGGCGGACAAAGAAAGCCCGCCAGTCCGAAACCGTAAGGGGAGGGGAGCATACGGAGCGACGGACTGGCGGGCTTGGCGTTGCGCGCGACCGTGAGGTGCGGGTCGCGCGGCTGGATCGGTAGCGGTGTTGCGACCGGGCGGCGCACCGCCCGGCGTCGATGGATCAGGGCGCGACCGGCGGCTTGGGCTTGGCGATCGACTTGCGCGGCGCCTTGGCGGCCCCCTTCTTGGCAACGGCCGGCTGCTTGGACACCTTCTTCGCAGCGCTGACCTTCTTGGCCGCGGCGGGCTTGGCGGCGGGCTTGGCCGATTTGGCCGGCTTACCGCCCTGGCGGCGCAGTTCGGCGGTCAGGGTGTCGACGCGCTGGCTGAGGCCGGCGAGGTCGTCACGGCCCGG includes:
- a CDS encoding restriction endonuclease, whose translation is MSNAVSLLTALLIAVLAGGAITAYLWLYRRRRSETQAGIEALANMRWREFSRLVVEALQPRGFEPESVEQTLERGSQPEELRLQRDGRPWLLSCKQGHANYQVSAAVVAEFANAVRFAGASGGVLATPGRIAPAEVRGIELERYDGPALWALVSPLLPESLRNDLTASTRKRVMRETLFGWAAAIVLGAVASLLLPDPPRSVEAQPAAPVAAATAAAAPPAAVAEPALTAPADPNREQYERAEVMRMVSSLPSVERALWSTSSTLLVYQLREDDEADVKEICTILERYAFLRSSRLQLQPPPGSDKRVRFLQCKTY